One segment of Fructilactobacillus hinvesii DNA contains the following:
- a CDS encoding peptidoglycan D,D-transpeptidase FtsI family protein, with protein sequence MKRSNIVGNFFGRFFKKKTRTKRQEAGNKRIPFRLNLIFLLVGALFAVLIWKLADLQIIQGNYFKSAVNKNNSSTVYGNVQRGMIYDSTGKLLVGNKTERAITYTRGPKVTVNDMYNVATKLGNIIQVPTNKLTKKQMAQYYLASTNHQNQMAKQISNAQNLNPDQKVAAELKLAQKNPPYRENKQFRNAAAIYISMSGAYRLTTTYVKYDHVSNQEIAKVGENAKELPGVQVGTNWTREYPNGKEIQAITGTVTSNQVGLPDSRMNQLLSQGYSQNEAAGNNSLEEQYEPVLRGSKSQTDIKLNSDNQIVKAVKKYPGRRGDNLQLSINGKFQKELQDMVKKAQPGGNATGTYAVVMDPNNGSIIGMAGVNRDPKTGKVTQNDLGAMNSSITMGSVVKGATIYGAFKSKVITPESSTLTDMPIKNGGTTKSSWFNKTGNANISLTAADALEVSSNSYMMQLAMKEAGYHYVEGAPLNMNPDIFNIERGYFNQFGLGVKTGVDLPNETTGITGPGGSANIGKALDESFGNYDGYTTLQVAQYMSTIANGGYRIRPHVVKNVRSTNAKTGKLGAIRETVMPQVLNTVPMSTDENRVIKQGLYQVVHGHNKYKTGGALADLKPEVSAKTGTAQTFYNGQETTTLSLASYAPSDHPQVVVALAMTNLPNDAESNNTDLAKNIYNAYWKDVQHADK encoded by the coding sequence ATGAAGAGGAGCAACATCGTGGGTAATTTCTTTGGTAGATTTTTTAAGAAAAAAACACGAACTAAACGGCAAGAAGCCGGCAACAAACGAATTCCCTTCCGCCTCAACCTGATTTTTTTGCTGGTGGGAGCCTTGTTTGCAGTCTTAATTTGGAAATTAGCTGATTTACAGATTATTCAGGGAAATTATTTTAAATCAGCGGTAAATAAAAATAATAGCTCCACCGTGTATGGAAACGTGCAACGGGGAATGATTTATGATTCAACGGGAAAATTGCTGGTTGGGAATAAAACAGAGCGAGCCATCACTTATACTAGAGGACCTAAAGTAACTGTTAACGATATGTATAACGTGGCCACGAAATTAGGTAACATTATTCAAGTTCCAACTAATAAGTTAACTAAAAAGCAGATGGCGCAGTATTATCTTGCTAGTACCAACCATCAAAATCAAATGGCGAAACAAATTTCAAATGCCCAAAATTTAAATCCAGATCAAAAGGTGGCGGCGGAATTAAAATTGGCCCAAAAGAATCCACCTTATCGAGAAAACAAACAGTTTAGAAACGCTGCGGCCATCTATATCTCCATGAGTGGGGCTTACCGGTTGACAACGACCTACGTCAAGTATGATCACGTTAGCAACCAAGAAATTGCTAAGGTGGGAGAAAATGCGAAGGAATTACCGGGAGTTCAAGTGGGAACCAATTGGACCAGAGAATATCCAAATGGAAAAGAAATTCAAGCCATTACAGGAACGGTTACTTCAAATCAGGTGGGATTACCCGATAGCCGAATGAATCAGTTACTATCGCAGGGTTACTCTCAAAATGAAGCGGCTGGAAATAATAGTCTGGAAGAACAGTATGAGCCGGTATTACGGGGCTCAAAGTCACAAACTGATATCAAACTCAATAGTGATAATCAGATCGTCAAAGCGGTAAAGAAATATCCAGGGCGCCGCGGGGATAACCTGCAACTTTCAATCAACGGGAAGTTCCAAAAAGAACTCCAGGATATGGTGAAAAAGGCTCAACCCGGAGGTAATGCCACTGGAACCTACGCGGTTGTTATGGATCCTAATAATGGATCTATCATTGGAATGGCCGGTGTGAACCGGGATCCAAAGACGGGGAAGGTTACCCAAAATGATTTGGGGGCTATGAATAGTTCAATTACCATGGGATCTGTAGTGAAGGGAGCTACTATCTATGGTGCCTTTAAGAGTAAGGTAATTACTCCTGAAAGTAGTACATTAACTGATATGCCCATTAAGAACGGAGGGACCACCAAGAGTTCTTGGTTCAATAAGACTGGGAATGCGAACATTTCGCTAACGGCAGCGGATGCTCTAGAAGTTTCTTCTAACTCATACATGATGCAGTTAGCAATGAAGGAAGCTGGATATCACTACGTTGAAGGAGCCCCATTAAACATGAATCCAGACATTTTTAACATCGAACGGGGATACTTTAACCAGTTTGGACTCGGAGTGAAAACCGGAGTTGATTTACCAAACGAAACCACGGGTATTACTGGACCTGGTGGCTCTGCTAACATTGGGAAGGCCCTCGATGAATCCTTTGGTAACTACGATGGATACACGACCCTTCAAGTTGCACAATACATGTCAACCATTGCTAATGGTGGTTACCGGATTCGGCCTCACGTGGTTAAAAACGTGCGGAGTACTAACGCTAAAACTGGAAAGTTAGGGGCGATTCGGGAAACCGTTATGCCACAAGTTCTAAATACAGTGCCAATGAGTACAGATGAAAACCGGGTAATTAAGCAAGGACTGTATCAAGTGGTTCACGGTCACAATAAATATAAGACTGGGGGCGCCTTGGCAGACTTAAAGCCCGAGGTTTCAGCTAAGACGGGGACCGCACAAACCTTCTATAATGGTCAAGAAACAACGACACTTAGTTTAGCCTCTTATGCACCGTCGGATCATCCGCAAGTGGTGGTTGCACTGGCCATGACGAACTTGCCGAATGATGCGGAAAGCAATAACACTGATTTAGCGAAAAACATTTATAACGCCTACTGGAAAGATGTTCAGCATGCGGATAAATAG